The following is a genomic window from Verrucomicrobiia bacterium.
GCGATGCGGGAGAGGACCGCTTGGCGGATGTCGTCAGGGATGGGTTGGCCCTTGTTGAGGGCGGCACGGGCGAGGGTGGGAAGAGTGGCCTTTGGGCCGTAGAAGTCCTCGAGTTTGGCGAGGATGACGTCGTCCGGGATGGAGTCCGGGAGGGGTTTGGGCGGGACGCGGATGAGGAGATGGAAGTGGTTGGACATCAAACAGAAGGTGATGATGTCGATGTCGCAGAACCGGGCGAGGTGGTGGAGGATGTTGAGGAGTTTGTGCTTGGCGGAGTCGTCGAGCAGATGAAGGCCGCCAGCGACGCGGGACATGCAGTGGAATGTCGCGGGCATGGAGGGATCGGCGGTAATTCGCGGCGTTCTCATTGAGTAATTTAGGGTTGAAGGAGAGGGAGTGCGAAGGGCAGGTGACTCGGATGACGTGACGAGGAGGCTGCAATAAATGGGTGCAATGTCAATTGTAAAAGGCCTGTCTTTTTATAATATTGTCTATGTTAACTAGCCTGTCGTTTTATATTCATTTCGGTCAAATGCTTTATGCCTGCCTGTTTGTTTTATGTTTTATGTTTTATGTTTTATGCTTTGGGTGACCTTCTTTCCCAACGCAGCGGGTTGACGTGATGAAGTAATCCTTGGCCGCCTGTTCCACAGGCTACTTTCGCCGGTTGGGCCGGCGACTCTGGATGCCCGGCGCCGATCCGTCGATGGCTTCAAACGATGCGTCCGCGTAATGCCCGGCGTCCACGTCTCCATCGAGGCAGATCGACGTGCCCAGCGCGACGGCCTGAAGCGTCTCCGATGTCTCATAAAGGAACCCGTCACTTCCGCTTTGGCATCGGGGTTGCCGGCAAGCCCCGGTTCCCGGTTCCGTCTTGCAGCGTGTCGGCTCATACGTCCTTGTCGCGAAACAACTTCATGGCCGCCTCGGTCCGGGATCGGACATGGAGCTTGGTGTAGGCGCTCTTGAGGTAGCCGCGGACGGTTTCGATCCCGATGCCCATGGCCTCGGCGATCTCCTTGTTGACATAGCCGCGGGCGACGTAGCCGAGGGTTTCCTCCTCCCGGGGGGAGAGATTCTCGGTCTCGCGCGGCGCCCGGTCACCGCGCTGAAAGGACTGGACGACCTTGCGGGCGATGTGACTGGACATGGGCGCGCCGCCACGGCGGACCTCGTCGATGGCCTGGAGGATCTCCTCGGAACTGCTCCGCTTGAGCAGATACCCGCAGGCCCCCATTTCGAGGGCTCGAAAGATGCGGTCGCTGTCGTCGTACACCGTAAGCATGACAATCTGCAGCTCCGGCAAGCGTTCCTTGAGGTGACGGGTGCATTCGACCCCGGACATGCAGGGGAGGTTGATGTCCATGAACACCAGGTCGGGACGCAGGCGCGGCACGACCTCGATGGCCTCCTCGCCCGAGGCGCAGACCCCGACGCACCGATGGCCGGGGCTGCCGTCGATCAGTGCCGCGAGGTGCGTGCGGATGCGGGCGTCGTCCTCGACAATGGCGATGGCGATGGCAGGGGAGTCGGTCATGGAAGGTTGGGGAACCCGGGCAATCGGAGTCGGAACTCGAGGGCGAGACCACCCTCGGGATGCGGGCGGACGGCGAGGCGGCCGCCGATTTCGTCGAGGCGCTGCCGGATGTTGCGGAGGCCGTCTCCCTCGCCGTTGCGGTTCGGTTCGGACCGGCCCGGATGGGTGGGGACGCCGGTGTCCGGCCGGCGGGTCAGGCCGCGGCCGTTGTCCTCGACAGCGATCACGAAGTCTCCCTGTTCGACCGCCAGTCGAAGGCGGACCTCGGTGGCCTGCGCATGGCGGACGACGTTGTGCAGGGCCTCCTTGGTGGCGAGGAAGAGGTGATGTCGCGCCTCGGTCGGGAGCGGCAACTCGGGAAGGTGAGCGGGGACGTCGAGGCGGCAGCGGATGGGGGTGAGGCGGAATAAGGAGACGGCGAACTGGGAGATGTAATTGGCGAGGTGATCGAGCGAGTCGTTGCGTGGGTTGACGGCCCAGACGATGGCGTCCATGGCTTGAACCATTTCCCGCGAGGCCTCGGAGATTTGCTGGAGGTGCGTCTCGACGTCGTCGGGGGACCGACGGCGACGGCGGGCAAGTTCGGTGAGGAGGGAGATCTGGGTGAGGGTGGAGCCGAGGTCGTCGTGGATATCGCGGGCGATGCGGGCCCGTTCCTTTTCGAGTCCGTGCTGACGTTCGAGGGTTTCGAGCTGGTGCCGGATCTTGCGAAGGGACCAGGTCCGGACGGACCAGCCGCCAACGGCGAGCGCGAGTCCTCCGGTGAGGGCAAGGAACCATCCCTGAGCCCAGAAGGGGGGCAGGACACGAAGATCGAGGCCGGTGCCTGCGAGGTTCCAAACGCCGTCGGCATTGCAGGCCTGGACCTCGAACCGATACCGGCCGGGCGGCACCCGGGTATAGGCGGCGACGCGCTGGGCGCCGGACTCGACCCAGGCGGCTTCGAGTCCGGCCAGCCGGTAACGGAACCGGTTCCGTTCGGGCGACACCAGGCTGAGAGCGGTGAAATGGAACTCGATTCGGCGGGCGCCGGGTTCGATGCGGCGTGCATCGGCGCGGCTTCCGGAACTCAGGAAATCGCCGGGCAGGGCCCCGTCGTGACCGTCCACCAGGACGCGTTCGATCAGGACCGGCGGCGGCAGGCGGTTCGGTTCGAAACGGGCGGGATCGACGCGGACGATGCCGCGGACGGTCGAGAACCAGAGGGTGCCGTCGCGGGCCTTGAGTCCGGCGGGGTGGAATCCGCCGGTGCATTCGACGCCATCGAGTCCTTC
Proteins encoded in this region:
- a CDS encoding response regulator transcription factor, which gives rise to MTDSPAIAIAIVEDDARIRTHLAALIDGSPGHRCVGVCASGEEAIEVVPRLRPDLVFMDINLPCMSGVECTRHLKERLPELQIVMLTVYDDSDRIFRALEMGACGYLLKRSSSEEILQAIDEVRRGGAPMSSHIARKVVQSFQRGDRAPRETENLSPREEETLGYVARGYVNKEIAEAMGIGIETVRGYLKSAYTKLHVRSRTEAAMKLFRDKDV